The Leucobacter rhizosphaerae genome includes a region encoding these proteins:
- the rpsR gene encoding 30S ribosomal protein S18, with protein MAGKSSGAARKPGRGKNAKVVAPAKKQTVGVIDYKDVATLRKFISERGKIRARRITGVSVQEQRLIAKAVKNAREMALLPYAGSGR; from the coding sequence ATGGCAGGCAAGTCCAGCGGCGCAGCCCGCAAGCCGGGCCGCGGCAAGAACGCAAAGGTTGTCGCACCCGCGAAGAAGCAGACCGTCGGCGTCATCGATTACAAAGATGTCGCGACGCTGCGCAAGTTCATCTCTGAGCGCGGAAAGATCCGCGCCCGCCGTATCACCGGTGTGTCCGTCCAGGAGCAGCGTCTGATCGCGAAGGCCGTGAAGAACGCCCGCGAGATGGCTCTCCTCCCCTACGCCGGCTCCGGCCGCTGA
- the dnaB gene encoding replicative DNA helicase, translating to MSIAHLGIPDPFLEENPRGHERTPPYDLLAEQSALGGMLLSKDAVADVTGLVKGIDFYVPKHEVIYEAVLALYSRGEPTDVITVTDELTKTGDLQRAGGAEYLHTVTSIVPTAANASFYAEIVAEKALLRRLVEAGTRIVQMGYAGEGEAIDLVNVAQSEIYGVTGESQGEDYVPLSLAVDAALEEINKANGATGGMLGVPTGFSELDAMTNGFAGGQMIIIAARPAMGKSTLALDVARNASVHAGATTVFFSLEMGRAEIAMRLLAAEATIPMQTLRKGALDNRDFQKLAATQARIAEAPLFIDDSPNLTLVEIRAKCRRLKQQHGLKMVVIDYLQLLSSGKKSESRQQEVSEFSRALKLLSKEIDVPVIALSQLNRASEQRADKMPAISDLRESGSLEQDADMVILLHREAVGDRDSPRAGEADFILAKQRNGPTGTVTVAFQGHYSRFQDMPQGV from the coding sequence GTGTCCATTGCACACCTGGGAATCCCGGATCCGTTCCTCGAGGAGAATCCTCGCGGGCATGAGCGGACGCCGCCCTACGACCTGCTCGCGGAGCAGAGCGCGCTCGGTGGCATGCTGCTCTCCAAGGATGCGGTGGCCGACGTCACGGGTCTCGTCAAAGGCATCGACTTCTACGTGCCGAAGCACGAGGTCATCTACGAGGCGGTGCTCGCGCTCTATTCGCGCGGGGAACCCACCGACGTCATCACGGTCACCGATGAGCTGACGAAGACCGGCGACCTGCAGCGCGCAGGCGGCGCCGAGTATCTGCACACCGTCACGAGCATCGTGCCGACGGCCGCCAACGCGAGCTTCTACGCCGAGATCGTCGCCGAGAAGGCGCTGCTCCGGCGCCTCGTCGAGGCGGGCACCCGGATCGTGCAGATGGGCTACGCCGGGGAAGGCGAAGCCATCGACCTCGTCAACGTCGCGCAGTCCGAGATCTACGGCGTGACGGGGGAGAGCCAGGGGGAGGACTACGTCCCGCTCTCGCTCGCCGTCGACGCGGCACTCGAGGAGATCAACAAGGCGAACGGCGCGACGGGCGGCATGCTCGGCGTGCCGACCGGATTCAGCGAGCTCGACGCGATGACCAACGGCTTCGCCGGCGGGCAGATGATCATCATCGCCGCCCGACCCGCCATGGGTAAGTCGACCCTCGCGCTCGACGTCGCGCGCAACGCCTCCGTGCACGCCGGCGCCACGACGGTCTTCTTCTCCCTCGAGATGGGTCGCGCCGAGATCGCCATGCGACTGCTCGCGGCCGAGGCGACGATCCCGATGCAGACCCTGCGCAAGGGCGCGCTCGATAACCGCGACTTCCAGAAGCTCGCAGCCACGCAGGCCCGGATCGCCGAGGCGCCGCTCTTCATCGACGACAGCCCAAACCTCACGCTCGTCGAGATCCGCGCGAAGTGCCGTCGGCTGAAGCAGCAGCACGGCCTGAAGATGGTGGTCATCGACTACCTGCAGCTGCTGTCGAGCGGCAAGAAGTCCGAGAGCCGTCAGCAGGAGGTCAGCGAGTTCTCGCGTGCCCTGAAGCTGCTCTCTAAGGAGATCGACGTGCCGGTCATCGCGCTGTCGCAGCTGAACCGTGCCTCCGAGCAGCGCGCCGACAAGATGCCCGCCATCAGCGACCTCCGCGAGTCCGGCTCGCTCGAGCAGGACGCGGACATGGTGATCCTGCTCCACCGCGAGGCCGTCGGCGACCGCGACAGCCCGCGCGCGGGGGAGGCGGACTTCATTCTCGCCAAGCAGCGCAACGGTCCGACCGGTACGGTCACCGTGGCGTTCCAGGGCCACTACTCCCGCTTCCAGGACATGCCGCAGGGCGTCTGA
- the rplI gene encoding 50S ribosomal protein L9 encodes MSKVILTHEVQGLGSAGDVVDVKTGYARNYLVPQGFGVHWTRGGEAQVAQLRAARDARALASVEDAQALKAKLQENKVRLQAKTGTGGRLFGSIKPAAVADAVAEAGLGEIDKRKITLPSIKTTGEYQATVHLHEGVDAVVTLQVISQR; translated from the coding sequence ATGTCTAAGGTCATTCTTACTCATGAGGTCCAGGGCCTCGGTTCCGCTGGTGACGTCGTCGACGTCAAGACCGGCTACGCACGCAACTACCTCGTGCCCCAGGGCTTCGGGGTGCACTGGACCCGCGGTGGCGAGGCCCAGGTCGCGCAGCTGCGTGCGGCTCGCGACGCCCGTGCGCTGGCGTCCGTCGAGGACGCGCAGGCGCTGAAGGCGAAGCTCCAGGAGAACAAGGTCCGCTTGCAGGCGAAGACCGGCACCGGCGGGCGCCTCTTCGGCTCGATCAAGCCCGCGGCCGTGGCCGACGCGGTTGCCGAGGCCGGCCTCGGCGAGATCGACAAGCGCAAGATCACGCTGCCGTCGATCAAGACCACCGGCGAGTACCAGGCGACCGTGCACCTGCACGAGGGCGTCGATGCAGTGGTGACGCTGCAGGTCATCTCGCAGCGCTAA
- a CDS encoding YciI family protein, protein MTKFLISFPSEALVLAPEEFERASRESRAVIEAAKVAGVYVFGGGINEAVAPVRILADGTSDPEPYPGSRLTGGFTVLEVPTREEAAEWARRLAEACGCAQELREFMFDPAS, encoded by the coding sequence ATGACCAAGTTCCTCATCTCCTTTCCGAGCGAGGCGCTCGTGCTCGCGCCGGAGGAGTTCGAGCGCGCCTCCCGTGAGTCGCGCGCGGTGATCGAGGCGGCGAAGGTCGCCGGGGTCTACGTCTTCGGCGGCGGGATCAATGAGGCCGTCGCACCGGTACGGATCCTCGCCGACGGCACGTCCGACCCGGAGCCGTACCCGGGCAGCCGGCTCACCGGCGGGTTCACGGTGCTGGAGGTGCCCACGCGCGAGGAGGCGGCCGAGTGGGCTCGGAGACTGGCGGAGGCGTGCGGCTGCGCGCAGGAGCTGCGCGAGTTCATGTTCGACCCCGCGAGCTGA
- the ssb gene encoding single-stranded DNA-binding protein, with protein sequence MAGEPLITVVGNLVADPEPRVSQAGKSWVTFRIASTPRVRDRQSGDWSDGEALWLGCRAYGEYADNIAASLTKGTRVIVQGRLTQRSYTDNQGQQRTSLDLEVEEIGPSLRFATAQITRGQSRGQVGGFGNAGASGGGQPAGQSSWGKPAAQQQDSPWANSGQGDSGGGFGGGFDDEQPF encoded by the coding sequence ATGGCCGGCGAGCCGCTGATCACGGTGGTCGGCAACCTGGTTGCCGACCCCGAGCCTCGCGTCAGCCAGGCGGGAAAGTCCTGGGTGACCTTCCGCATCGCCTCGACGCCGCGCGTGCGCGACCGTCAGTCGGGCGACTGGTCTGACGGTGAAGCTCTGTGGCTCGGGTGCCGCGCCTACGGCGAGTACGCCGACAACATCGCCGCGAGCCTCACCAAGGGCACGCGCGTGATCGTTCAGGGCCGGCTCACCCAGCGCAGCTACACCGACAATCAGGGACAGCAGCGCACCTCCCTCGACCTCGAGGTCGAGGAGATCGGTCCGTCTCTTCGTTTCGCCACCGCGCAGATCACTCGTGGTCAGTCCCGCGGCCAGGTCGGCGGCTTCGGCAACGCCGGCGCTTCCGGCGGCGGACAGCCCGCAGGCCAGAGCAGCTGGGGCAAGCCCGCAGCGCAGCAGCAGGACAGCCCCTGGGCCAATTCAGGCCAGGGTGACTCCGGCGGCGGCTTCGGCGGCGGCTTCGACGACGAGCAACCCTTCTAA
- the purB gene encoding adenylosuccinate lyase, with the protein MTPLPPQPISPLDGRYRAAVAGLGDTLSEAGLNKARVHVEVEWLIYLTSHSLLGGTPLSEEQITTLRAWAAGFGQAEIDTLAEIEATTQHDVKAVEYLVRAQLSAQGLDAIAELTHVCCTSEDINNLSYALTVQQAVADVWRPRFERVIAEIARQAEEYRELPMMSRTHGQPATPTTLGKELAVFVHRLERQLNQIADIEYLGKFSGATGTFAAHLAADPDTDWLQVSQEFVEGLGLDWNPLTTQIESHDWQAELYTRIAHANRILHNLATDIWSYISIGYFRQIPVAGATGSSTMPHKVNPIRFENAEANLELSNAILDSLAATLVTSRWQRDLTDSSAQRNIGVGFGHSVLALDNILKGLGQIDAAPEVLAADLDANWEVLGEAIQTVIRAEVASGRSTISDPYAALKELTRGRRIGQADLIEFVEGLEIGAEAKARLLALTPATYIGDAVRLLDVLKR; encoded by the coding sequence ATGACCCCCCTGCCCCCGCAGCCCATCAGCCCGCTCGACGGACGCTACCGCGCGGCGGTCGCGGGACTCGGCGACACCCTCTCGGAGGCGGGGCTCAACAAGGCGCGCGTGCACGTCGAGGTCGAGTGGCTCATCTATCTGACGTCGCACTCCCTGCTCGGCGGCACCCCCCTGAGCGAGGAGCAGATCACGACCCTGCGCGCGTGGGCGGCCGGCTTCGGACAGGCCGAGATCGACACGCTCGCCGAGATCGAGGCGACGACGCAGCACGACGTGAAGGCCGTCGAGTACCTGGTGCGGGCGCAGCTCAGCGCGCAGGGGCTCGACGCGATCGCCGAGCTCACGCACGTGTGCTGCACGAGCGAGGACATCAACAACCTCTCCTACGCACTCACTGTGCAGCAGGCCGTCGCCGACGTCTGGCGACCGCGCTTCGAGCGGGTCATCGCCGAGATCGCCCGCCAGGCCGAGGAATACCGCGAGCTCCCGATGATGAGCCGCACGCACGGGCAGCCGGCGACGCCGACCACACTCGGCAAGGAGCTCGCGGTGTTCGTGCACCGCCTGGAGCGCCAGCTCAACCAGATCGCCGACATCGAGTACCTCGGCAAGTTCTCGGGGGCGACCGGCACGTTCGCCGCGCACCTGGCCGCCGATCCCGACACCGACTGGCTGCAGGTGTCCCAGGAGTTCGTCGAGGGGCTCGGACTCGACTGGAACCCGCTCACCACCCAGATCGAATCGCACGACTGGCAGGCGGAGCTCTACACGCGCATCGCGCACGCGAACCGGATCCTGCACAACCTCGCCACCGACATCTGGAGCTACATCTCCATCGGGTACTTCCGGCAGATCCCGGTCGCGGGCGCCACCGGCTCCTCCACCATGCCGCACAAGGTCAACCCGATCCGCTTCGAGAACGCCGAGGCGAACCTCGAGCTCTCGAACGCGATCCTCGACTCCCTCGCGGCCACGCTCGTCACGAGCCGCTGGCAGCGCGATCTCACCGACTCCTCGGCGCAGCGCAACATCGGCGTCGGCTTCGGGCACTCGGTGCTCGCACTCGACAACATCCTGAAGGGGCTCGGCCAGATCGACGCGGCGCCCGAGGTGCTCGCGGCGGATCTCGACGCGAACTGGGAGGTGCTCGGCGAAGCGATCCAGACCGTGATCCGCGCCGAGGTCGCCTCCGGCCGCTCGACCATCAGCGATCCCTACGCCGCGCTCAAGGAGCTCACTCGGGGCCGCCGCATCGGCCAGGCCGACCTCATCGAGTTCGTCGAGGGCCTCGAGATCGGCGCGGAGGCGAAGGCGCGGCTGCTCGCCCTCACTCCGGCGACCTACATCGGCGATGCAGTGCGGCTGCTCGACGTGCTCAAGCGCTGA
- a CDS encoding ABC transporter ATP-binding protein, translating to MTQSPEPARQEPVTPSRRDRLRPLELVGFAAVLAIFSGLVVLMATRDLVLAAVALGIAFIVSIMMVALVGLGGKPSQEDLEARKDLQQPDDTTWH from the coding sequence ATGACCCAGTCGCCCGAGCCCGCACGCCAGGAACCCGTGACCCCGTCACGCCGGGACCGTCTGCGACCGCTCGAACTGGTCGGCTTCGCCGCGGTCCTCGCGATCTTCTCCGGGCTCGTGGTGCTCATGGCCACCCGCGACCTCGTGCTTGCGGCCGTGGCCCTCGGGATCGCCTTCATCGTCTCGATCATGATGGTCGCCCTCGTCGGCCTCGGCGGCAAGCCGAGCCAGGAGGATCTCGAGGCGCGCAAGGACCTGCAGCAGCCCGACGACACCACCTGGCACTAG
- the rpsF gene encoding 30S ribosomal protein S6, whose translation MHPYELMVILDPGIDERTVAPSIEKFLGVIRTAGGQVESTDIWGKRRLAYEINKQTEGIYVVVNFTASHEATVELDRQLGLSEAVLRTKVLRADELLAQRAAQAKRDQAKAARAAAKQGA comes from the coding sequence ATGCATCCGTACGAACTTATGGTGATCCTCGATCCCGGTATCGACGAGCGCACCGTGGCCCCCAGCATCGAGAAGTTCCTCGGCGTCATCCGCACTGCGGGTGGCCAGGTCGAGAGCACCGATATCTGGGGCAAGCGCCGTCTCGCCTACGAGATCAACAAGCAGACCGAGGGCATCTACGTCGTGGTGAACTTCACCGCGTCCCACGAGGCCACCGTCGAGCTCGACCGCCAGCTGGGCCTGTCCGAGGCCGTGCTGCGCACGAAGGTGCTCCGCGCCGACGAGCTGCTCGCACAGCGCGCCGCCCAGGCGAAGCGCGACCAGGCCAAGGCCGCACGCGCTGCCGCGAAGCAGGGCGCGTAG
- a CDS encoding PIG-L family deacetylase, whose product MTETLHANPAEWFHGVPRVMFVHAHPDDETITTGGTLAGLAEAGLEPLLVTLTRGEQGEVVSGPLEALVAAHGLAVARQNELRTALGMLGIERHAFLGAPPARAEGLPPAIYEDSGMTWGDDGRATAATEASDDALTRVPAVEALNDLLAAADAAGAGAIVSYDDAGGYGHPDHVFAHRLARAVAQGLGIPFWAIAPATDDEAGAEVDAIERHDVAPWLDRKVAALRAHGTQLAVDGAEIVHVGGQRQPIDRIEAFRHVAPPADLAG is encoded by the coding sequence ATGACTGAGACACTGCATGCGAACCCCGCCGAGTGGTTCCACGGCGTGCCGCGCGTGATGTTCGTGCACGCGCACCCGGATGACGAGACCATCACGACCGGGGGGACGCTCGCGGGTCTTGCCGAGGCCGGGCTCGAGCCCCTGCTCGTGACCCTCACCCGCGGCGAGCAGGGCGAGGTGGTGTCCGGGCCGCTGGAGGCGCTCGTCGCCGCGCACGGTCTCGCCGTGGCCCGGCAGAACGAACTGCGCACCGCGCTCGGCATGCTCGGGATCGAGCGGCACGCGTTCCTCGGTGCGCCGCCCGCGCGCGCGGAGGGACTCCCCCCGGCCATCTACGAGGATTCCGGGATGACGTGGGGGGACGACGGTCGGGCGACGGCTGCCACCGAGGCGAGTGACGACGCTCTGACGCGGGTGCCCGCCGTCGAGGCGCTCAACGATCTGCTGGCGGCTGCCGACGCGGCCGGTGCCGGCGCGATCGTGAGCTACGACGATGCGGGAGGGTACGGCCACCCCGATCACGTCTTCGCGCACCGATTGGCGCGCGCGGTCGCCCAGGGTCTGGGGATCCCCTTCTGGGCCATCGCACCGGCGACGGACGACGAGGCCGGTGCCGAGGTCGACGCCATCGAGCGTCACGACGTGGCGCCGTGGCTCGACCGCAAGGTCGCTGCGCTTCGTGCGCACGGCACGCAGCTCGCGGTCGACGGGGCCGAGATCGTCCACGTCGGCGGGCAGCGGCAGCCGATCGATCGGATCGAGGCGTTCCGCCACGTCGCTCCCCCGGCCGACCTCGCGGGATAG
- a CDS encoding phage holin family protein translates to MRSVIRVLVSAFALWLTTLIVGGSGDHGVWIRPINDDQYGHLVTLLIVALIFGLVNGTLGRVVRFVSIPLYILTLGLFGLIVNGIMFAVVAWLSDLAGFGLQIDGFWWGVLAALVMSILSGIMNGLLGTNRTRDRDR, encoded by the coding sequence ATGCGCTCAGTCATCCGCGTTCTCGTCAGCGCCTTCGCCCTCTGGCTCACCACGCTCATCGTGGGGGGCAGCGGCGACCACGGCGTCTGGATCCGGCCCATCAACGACGACCAGTACGGGCACCTCGTGACCCTGCTGATCGTGGCGCTCATCTTCGGTCTCGTCAACGGCACGCTCGGCCGGGTGGTGCGGTTCGTGTCGATCCCGCTCTACATCCTCACCCTCGGGCTGTTCGGCCTCATCGTGAACGGCATCATGTTCGCGGTCGTGGCCTGGCTCTCCGATCTCGCGGGCTTCGGTTTGCAGATCGACGGCTTCTGGTGGGGCGTGCTCGCGGCGCTCGTGATGTCGATCCTCTCCGGGATCATGAACGGCCTGCTCGGCACCAATCGCACCCGCGATCGCGACCGCTGA
- a CDS encoding CCA tRNA nucleotidyltransferase encodes MPSLSDSLDALRGIAESPAVAELAAAFGERGHEFALVGGPVRDALLGRPVVDLDFTTSARPDETRAVLDVVSTNVWDVGRDFGTIAAKVHGETVEVTTYRAEIYRDDSRKPEVSYGDTIEGDLVRRDFTINALALMLPDLRLVDVSGGIEDLLAGRIRTPGSPESSFTDDPLRMLRAARFASQLGFEIDVDTRAAMAEFAERLDIISAERIRDEFVKLMGSADPVPGIRHLVDTGLAERFLPELTALVATQDDHGRHKDVYEHSLTVLRQAIDLEISRRDSPTAAPDIVLRIAALLHDIGKPATRRFERGTVTFHHHDVVGAKLAKKRLRELRFDNDTVKRIARLVELHLRFFGYSDQQWTDSAVRRYVRDAGEELDRLHILTRADVTTRNRRKAERLEHAYDDIEQRIEVLSEAEELAAVRPELDGEQIMALLGIAPGPIVGRAYKYLLEVRLDEGLIGADAAEARLRAWHVEQGAEGRDD; translated from the coding sequence ATGCCTTCCCTGAGCGACTCCCTGGATGCCCTGCGCGGGATCGCGGAATCCCCGGCGGTCGCCGAGCTCGCCGCAGCCTTCGGAGAGCGCGGTCACGAGTTCGCGCTGGTCGGCGGCCCCGTGCGCGACGCGCTGCTCGGCCGGCCTGTGGTGGATCTCGATTTCACCACGTCGGCACGTCCTGATGAGACGCGAGCGGTCCTCGACGTCGTCTCGACCAACGTGTGGGACGTGGGGCGCGACTTCGGCACGATCGCGGCGAAGGTCCACGGCGAGACCGTCGAGGTCACGACCTACCGCGCGGAGATCTACCGCGACGACTCGCGGAAGCCCGAGGTCAGCTACGGCGACACGATCGAGGGCGACCTCGTGCGCCGGGATTTTACGATCAACGCCCTCGCGCTGATGCTGCCGGATCTGCGGCTCGTTGACGTCTCCGGCGGAATCGAGGATCTCCTCGCCGGGCGGATCCGGACCCCCGGCTCCCCCGAGTCGTCCTTCACCGATGATCCGCTCCGAATGCTGCGGGCCGCGCGATTCGCGTCCCAGCTCGGGTTCGAGATCGACGTTGACACCCGCGCGGCGATGGCCGAGTTCGCCGAGCGACTCGACATCATCTCCGCGGAACGCATCCGCGACGAGTTCGTGAAGCTGATGGGATCGGCGGATCCCGTGCCCGGGATCCGGCACCTCGTCGACACGGGGCTCGCGGAGCGCTTCCTGCCGGAGCTCACGGCACTCGTGGCGACGCAGGACGATCACGGGCGCCACAAGGACGTCTACGAGCACAGCCTGACGGTGCTGCGGCAGGCGATCGATCTCGAGATCTCGCGTCGCGACTCCCCCACCGCCGCACCGGACATCGTGCTGCGGATCGCCGCGCTGCTGCACGACATCGGCAAACCCGCCACGCGCCGCTTCGAGCGCGGCACGGTGACCTTCCACCACCACGACGTGGTCGGTGCGAAGCTGGCGAAGAAGCGCCTGCGCGAGCTCCGCTTCGACAACGACACAGTGAAGCGCATCGCGCGACTCGTGGAACTCCACCTCCGCTTCTTCGGCTACAGCGATCAGCAGTGGACCGATTCAGCCGTGAGACGCTACGTGCGCGACGCGGGTGAGGAACTCGATCGCCTCCACATCCTGACCCGTGCAGACGTGACCACCCGGAACCGGCGCAAGGCCGAGCGGCTCGAGCACGCCTACGACGACATCGAGCAGCGGATCGAGGTGCTCTCGGAAGCCGAGGAGCTGGCGGCGGTCCGACCCGAGCTCGACGGCGAGCAGATCATGGCGCTGCTCGGGATCGCGCCGGGACCGATCGTGGGGCGGGCCTACAAGTACCTGCTCGAGGTGCGCCTCGACGAGGGGCTCATCGGCGCGGACGCGGCGGAAGCCCGGTTGCGCGCCTGGCACGTGGAGCAGGGAGCTGAGGGACGGGATGACTGA
- a CDS encoding LssY C-terminal domain-containing protein: MSPEPPVTVAAPPRRHISLTAVFDEFFFIYAGVAAIWLSWLVFTQSFQFGWFGILFFVVFWVILAYLVLPRLHRILTTIYVPDYFIGRARTSDGLLGDPINLAVLGPEAQLHAAMQRAGWTRADDVNLRSSWGIIVSTLTRRSYDEAPVSPLFLFGTMQDFAYQQEVEGNPAKRHHVRFWRTPDGWLLPGGARVDWLAAGTFDRAVGLSLFTLQITHKIDADTDVERDHVVRTVVEGDPNVAVQTLVDFSTGYHSRNGGGDSIRTDGALPILDVNRVEVTGADVGEVEGHGVDVDGVEPRLREVDRD, from the coding sequence ATGAGCCCCGAGCCCCCGGTCACCGTCGCCGCTCCCCCGCGGCGTCACATCTCGCTCACGGCCGTGTTCGACGAGTTCTTCTTCATCTACGCCGGTGTCGCCGCCATCTGGCTCTCCTGGCTCGTGTTCACGCAGAGCTTCCAATTCGGCTGGTTCGGGATCCTGTTCTTCGTGGTGTTCTGGGTGATCCTCGCGTACCTGGTGCTCCCCCGGCTGCACCGGATCCTCACGACCATCTACGTGCCCGACTACTTCATCGGCCGTGCGCGCACCAGCGACGGCCTGCTCGGCGACCCCATCAACCTCGCGGTGCTCGGCCCCGAAGCGCAGCTGCACGCGGCGATGCAGCGGGCGGGCTGGACGCGGGCGGACGACGTGAACCTGCGCTCCTCCTGGGGCATCATCGTCTCCACGCTCACGCGGCGAAGCTACGATGAGGCGCCGGTGAGTCCACTGTTCCTGTTCGGGACCATGCAGGACTTCGCGTACCAGCAGGAGGTCGAGGGCAACCCCGCGAAGCGCCACCACGTGCGGTTCTGGCGCACCCCCGACGGCTGGCTGCTGCCCGGAGGCGCGCGCGTCGACTGGCTCGCCGCCGGCACGTTCGACCGAGCCGTCGGGCTGTCGCTGTTCACGCTCCAGATCACGCACAAGATCGACGCCGACACCGACGTCGAGCGCGATCACGTGGTGCGCACGGTCGTGGAAGGCGACCCGAATGTGGCGGTGCAGACGCTCGTGGACTTTTCGACCGGCTACCACTCCCGCAACGGCGGCGGCGACTCGATCCGCACGGACGGTGCGCTGCCGATCCTCGACGTGAACCGGGTCGAGGTCACCGGAGCAGATGTGGGCGAGGTCGAGGGGCACGGTGTCGATGTGGACGGCGTCGAGCCGCGCCTCCGGGAGGTCGATCGTGACTGA